The genomic DNA ATCGATCATTAACACGCATCGCGCGTTCTAATGATTCCGGGGCATTGAAATCTCCATCCCGAGTATCGAGCAGCAGTTGCCAGAAGTCTCTCAAAACACGAATTTCATCGCATTCAAAAATCAGACGGCTCTCTTGATCAGACTCCCATTGAGATCTCAATCTGGCCGCATGCAATTGCAATTCTTCAAGGGGAACGGGATCCATTTCTGTCTGAAGATCCAGAATCGAGTCCAGAGTCTCCAGGATTTGACGTCGTTCCGATTGCTCTTCTTTTTTGCGACGATTGCAGGTTTCGATCCCTTGTGTCAATGCCCTGATCCAATTCTTTAAATCCAGACGATCCTCTTCATCGGGTAAGAATTCCTGGAAGGACTCGGCTTCCTCCAACTCAGTAATGTAGAGCTGGAATTCATCACACCACTGATTCAGTTCACGTCGGCGCGATACAGAAACCAAACGTCCCTGTTCCCGCATTGCGTTCATTTCATCCTTGAAAGATTCTGCGATCGAGACTCCTTGCTGAAAGAGTTCACGCAGATGAAGCACAGATTCTTCCAACTGGTGTTTGAGTTGATCGGTGGAATAGAGCATAAGACGTCTCCGACGGTAATTCGTTTAGATTTCAAATCGCAACATGACATTGAGACTTTGATGATTCCGAAATGATTGACACTCGAAGTCGTGGTCCTCGAATTGTTCATTAATCATACGCATGGCTTTGCATGACAAAGCATGAAGTCAACAGGACATCACTTCTCGATCCGATATCCCAATGCTACAATCGCCTTCAGTACCTCAATAGCCGTATTCCGATCGTATTCTTTTTCGGATTCCGGCAGGTCGCTGTAAGAAACCAGACAAGGATTCTCTTTTTTGTCATCATCCCGTTTGGGACCGTAAGTCCAGCCGTCCTGGATACGCTGCCGTGCCCAAACGTCGTGGTTGTTTGCGGCAAGTTGTTCAAGCAGGTCCAATGTCTCTGCCGGGAGTTTGATATGGGATGTGTCGATGGGATCGGGCGTATAAGTTTTCATATTGATTTCTTTTCCTCTGGAGATGTGTATTTGAAGAGTTGGTCAGGTTGGCTTAATAATCCTGTGGGAGTAATTTTCATTTCATAACAGGCATTGAGAAGAGTTATCGCCTGGTCGTACATGACCTTAATAATATTGGAATGCCCACCTGTCAGTTCTACTGCCTTTTGGTAAGCGGCACCGGATGCCTCCCATTGTTGTTGAAGCAGGTATGCTTCACCGTGAGTTGCCGTGATCCAGAGGAGGTCATTTTCATGATTATATTGCCACATTTCGACAGTTTTCATCATATGCTCGGCGTCCTGCTGGACCTGTTTCAGTAAATTTGCGGATTCAGAATCCTTCCCAGGTTGTTTCAGACAGGCTGCTCTCAGAAACTTCATTGCCAACTGGTTGATTCGTGGATAATGACCGTGCGATTTCTCATAGGCCATGCGATAATAATTCTCCGCTTTTTCCAGTTCTGGAATCGCCGCAGTAGATGGCTTTGTTCCAATCAGTTTAACGGCTCGATTCTTATGCAACTTTCCGAACCGGCATAAAGTCTCTTCGCTTGCGGCTTCAAAATTGGATTTCGCCATCAATAACAACTCGTGAGCCTCTTGATCTTTACCCTGTTTTTCCAAGACAAGTGCCAGCTCGTCAATTAAGGGGATCGCATACGGATGTTCTTCTAGTCCCTTTTTCAGAACGGA from Rubinisphaera italica includes the following:
- a CDS encoding RyR domain-containing protein, which translates into the protein MKTYTPDPIDTSHIKLPAETLDLLEQLAANNHDVWARQRIQDGWTYGPKRDDDKKENPCLVSYSDLPESEKEYDRNTAIEVLKAIVALGYRIEK